TTCTCCGTTTCGTACTGGGTGGGGAGGTCCAACTGTCCGAGCCGCCGGTCCGCGACGTGTTCGACGTACTCCGCGAACTGGTCGGCGCTCATTCCCAGCACGTCGTCCGGGCACGCCTCGTGGGCGTAGAGCTGTTCGAGTTCGACGGCGTCGGTCACCAGATCGATCACCTCCGCCTCGAACGCCTCGGTCCAGACGCCGGGGTTCTCGGCGCGGATCTGATCGATCAGGTCGACGCCGAACCCGACGTGGAGCGACTCGTCGCGCATGATGTACTCGAACTGTTGGCCGATGCCGACCATCTTGTTCCGCCGTTTCAGCCCGAGCATCATGGCGAAGCCGGCGTAGAAGAAGATACCCTCCATGATGACGTAGAACCCCACGAGATCCCGGAGGAACTCGCGCATGTCCGCGTCCGTCTCGATGGTGAACCCGTCCCGGTCGACGGTGCGGGTCAGATCGACGACGAACGCGTCCTTCTCCGCGATGGACGGAATCCGATCGTACATCCCGTACAGGTACTCGGGGTCGAACCCCAGGGAGTCACAGCAGTAGATGAAGGTGTCCGTGTGGATCGCCTCCTCGTACGCCTGTCGGAGGAGATACTGGCGGCACTCGGGTGCAGTCACGTACTCGTAGAGCGCGAGGACGACGTTGTTGGCGGTCAGCGACTCGGCGGTGGAGAAGAAGCCGAGGTTCCACTCGACGAGTTGGCGTTCCCCGTCGGTGAGCGCGTCGCCGTTCCACTGTTGCACGTCGTCCTGCATCGGAATCTCGGCCGGCACCCAGTTGTTCGCGACGCCGGCCTCGTAGTACTCGCGTGCCCAGTCGTAGTCGATGGGCAAGATTTTGTTCGGGTCGTGTTGATCGTCGGCGTTGACTAGTGGCATGGATGTGTGTGTGTTCGTCGGTGATCCGTTACTGACAGGCGTCGCAGGTGGGGTCCTCGACGCGGCACAGGTCGTCTCGATCGCCTCCGTCGGTCGCCGCCTCTCGATGCTGGGTCTTGCCGTACTCCGCCATGTCGAGGGTCGATTTCTCGACCTGTGATGCGCCGAGCGTCCGCAGGTAGTAGGTCGTCTTCAGGCCGAGTTTCCACGCGGTCCGGTAGACGTCGTCGAGGAGCGATCCGTCCGTACTCGGGAAGAACACGTTGTGCGAGACCGACTGGTCGATCCACGTTCCCCGTGCCGCAGTCAGGCGAAGCTGGTGTCGGGGGTCGATTTCGAACGCGCTCCGGTGTCGCTCCCGAATCTCCTCGGGGATGGCGTCGATGGCCTGAATCGAGCCGTCGTGGTACTTGATGCGGTCGACCATCTCGTCGTCCCAGAGGTCGCGCTCCCGAAGGTCGTCGACGAGGTGGTCGTTGATGACAGTGAAGTCGCCGCTCATGTTCGACTTGACGTAGAGGTTCGAGTACAGCGGCTCGATGGAGGGTGTCGTCCCGTTGATGGTCGAGATGGTCGCCGTCGGCGCGATGGCCATCGTGTTCGAGTTCCGCATCCCGTGTTCGTCGACGTGTTCGCGGACGACGAACCAGTCGAGCGTCTCCTCGCGGTCGGTCGGAATCTCGACGCCGCGCTCCGCCTCCAGCAGGTCGACGGTGTCCTGTGGGAGGAGGCCGCGGTCCCACTTCGATCCCTCGTAGGATGGGTAGGCGCCGCGTTCCTTCGCGAGTTTCGAGGAGTGCAGGATGGCGTGATACGAGACGAACTCCTGCCAGCGGTTCGCGAGTTCGACGGCCCGCTCGCTCGCCATCGGTACGTCCACCTCGATGAGCGCTTCGTGGAAGCCCATCGTCCCGAGACCGACCGGTCGGTGGCACAGGTTGGAGGCTTCCGCCTCGTCGGTGGGGTAGAAACACAGGTCGACGACGTTGTCGAGCATCCGCATCGCCGTCTCGACCGTGTCGGCGAGATACTCGCGGTCGAGTTCCCCGTCGACGACGTGGGTCGCGAGGTTCACGCTCCCGAGGTTACAGACCGCGTGCTCGTCCTGACTGGTGTTGAGCGTGATCTCGGTACAGAGGTTCGAGGAGTGAACGACGCCCTCGTGATCCTGTGGCGAGCGGACGTTACACGGGTCCTTGAACGTGATCCAGGGATGGCCGGTCTCGAACAGACGGGTGAGCGTCTTGCGCCAGAGGTCCGCGGCGTCCACCCGCTCGTACTGGCGGAGTTCGCCCGCGTCTGCCCGCCGTTCGTACTCGCGGTACGTCTCCTCGAACTCCTGGCCGTAGGTTTCGTGCAGTTCCGGCACCTCGTCGGGCGAGAAGAGCGTCCACTCGCCGCCCTCGCGGACGCGTTTCACGAACAGGTCCGGTATCCACGCCGCGGTGTTCATATCGGGCGTGCGCCGCCGCTCGTCGCCGGTGTTGCGCTTCAGGTCGAGGAACTCGGGGAAGTCGAGATGCCAAGGTTCGAGATAGCCACAGGCGGCCCCGCGTCGCTTCCCCGACCGGTTGATCGCGGCGGTCACGTCGTTGGAGATGCGGAGGAAGGGGACGGTGCCGGTCGACTCGACGCCCGTCGAGGAGATGAGCGACCCCGCGGCGCGGACGTTCGTCCAGTCGTTGCCCAGTCCGCCGCTCCACTTCGAGAGCTGTGCGTGGGACTTGTAGGCCTCGAAGATCCCTTCGAGGTCGTCGGGGATCGTCGTCAGATAACAGGAGGAGAGCTGTGGATGCGTGGTGCCGCTGTGAAACAGCGTCGGCGACGACGGCGTGAACTCGAGTTTCGACAGGACCTCGTAGAACTCCGTGGCGCGGGCCTGCGGATCGTCCTCGTCGAGCGCGAGACCCATCGCGACGCGCATCCAGAAGGCCTGTGGAAGTTCGAGGCGTTCGTCGTCGGCTGTCTTGAGGAAATAGCGCTGATAGAGCGTATCGAGCGCCATGTACTCGAAGCGTTCGTCCCGGTCGGGGACGAGCGACTTCGCGAGCGCATCGAGGTCGAACCGCTCGACCAGTCGCTCGTCGAGAATGTCGCGTTCGACGCCGCGTCGGACGTTCTCGACGAACGTCTCACGGTAGGCGCAGTCGAGGTCGAAGCCGTCGAGGTCCTCGCCGATGACCTCGCGGTAGTACCGCTGGCGGAACACGCCCGCGGCGATCCGTTTGTACGCGGGGTCACGCTCGATGCGGGCGGTCAGGACCTGGATAACGGCGTCGTACAGTTCCTCCTCGGTGGCGCCGCTGTAGAGGGATCGCTCGGCCTCGTCGACCAGTTCATCGACGGTGGCGTCGTCCAGTCTCGCCCCGTCGTCGGGGCGCGCTCGATGCAGTACGGATCGGATGGTATCACGGATCGTCGTCGATTCGGGATGACTCATGGTTCGATTGGGTCGCGGTGGACTCGCCGTCTGATGGTCCCCCGTTCCGGTCGAGGACGGCGTCGAGTTCGCGCAGGAACTCCTCGGGGTCGGAGAAGGCTTCGTAGACGGAGACGAACCGGATGTAGGCGACCTTGTCGACCGCGCGCAGTTCCTCGGAGACGAGGTCGCCCACGAGCGTCGTCGAGACGATTCGGGTCTCGCGCTCCCGGAGGGCGTCCTCGACGCGGTCGACGAGTGCCGTGACGGTGCCGTCGTCGACCGGCCGCTTCTCGACCGCCCGCTCGATCCCCGCGCGCAGTTTGTCTCGGTCGTAGGGTTCGATGCTCCCGTCCCGCTTTTTCACCTGCAGCGTCTCCCACTCGGGCCGTTCGTACGTGGTGAACCGAAACGAACAGCGCTGGCACTCCCGCCGTCGCCGAACCGTCATCGAATCGGTCGCACCGGTATCGACGACGTTGGTCCGGCCGTGGCCGCAGTCGGGGCAGTCCATAGTTGTCACTGTTCGAACCTCCAGACGCTTAACCCCACATGTAGGGGGTGACGATGTCCGACCGCAATATCTGGTGACCGATGGACGCTACTTAAATCTTACCAACGAATTTTAGATAGAACAAGTATAGTTGTTTTGAGGCCGAGACCGATGGCCGGTGAAGGTGTGCACCGCGAGGAGGTCGATCAGGTCGCTACGCCGTCACGGAAGTCACGCGAAGTCGTCGTACGTCGGCCGCTCCAGGTCGCCGGGGAACTCGTCGACCGGTGCGGTGGTCTGGTCGCCACTCGTCATCTCCTTGACCGTCACCTCGCCGTTTGCCAGGTCGCGCTCGCCGACGATGACGACCGTCTCGGCGTTGACGCCGTCGGCGTAGGACATCTGGGCGCCGAAACTCCGCCCCGCGAGGTCCGTCTCGACGACGTGGCCCCGCTCACGCAGGTCACGCGCCACCCGTGCCGCCGTGGATCGGGTGTCGCCCACCGAGAGGACGTAGTAGTCCGTCGACAGCGCCTCCTCGGGCCAGACACCCGCCCGCTGGAGGAGGAGCGAGAGCGTGGCGTGGCCGGGCGCGACGCCCACCGCCGGCGTCGGCTGGCCGCCGTAGCTCTCGATCAGGTCGTCGTAGCGCCCGCCGCCGAAGACGGCGCGGGACACCTCGCCCTGCGTGTCGAAACACTCGAAGACGGTGCCGGTGTAGTAGTCCAGCCCCCGCGCCGTCTCCAGCGAGACGGTGCAGTGGTCGCGGACGCCGAAGTCGTCGGCGGCGTCGAGGACGTTCTGGAGGTTCCTCACCGCGTCGGCCACCTCGTCGATGCCCGCGAAGTCGGTCAGTTCGCTCAGATCGTCGGTCGCCAGCAGGTCGTCGAACTGCTGGGCCTGATCGTAGGAGAGGCCGGCTTCGTGGAGCAAATCGTAATACTCCGCGGGTTCGATCTTCGCGGACTTGTCGACGGCGCGGATCGCTTCTCTCACACTCACGTCGGCGTCGAACGCCCGCAGGAGCCCCCCGAGGATGTCCCGATGGGAGACGCGGAACTCGAAGTCGGTACGTTCGAGGCCGAGCGTCGTCAGCGCGTCCGCCGCGTACGCGAGGATTTCGGCGTCCGCCTCGGGTTCGGCGGAGCCGAAGACGTCGACGTTGGTCTGGTAGAACTCGCGAAAGCGCCCCTGCTGGACCTGTTCGTACCGCCAGAACGGCCGCGTCGACATCCACTTGATCGGCTTCTGGAGCTCCTGACCCTTCGCCACCACCATCCGCGCCACCGTCGGCGTCAGTTCCGGGGTGAGCGCGACGTGTCGGCCGCCCTTGTCCTCGAAGGCGTACAGTTCCTCGACGATTTCGTCGCCGCTCTTGTCCGTATAGAGGTCGACGGCCTCCAGCGCCGGGGTGCCGATTTCGCGGAACCCGTACCGTCGAGCCGTCTCCTCCAGCGCGTCGGCGACGGCCCGCCGAGCCGCCATCTCCTCGGGGTAGAAGTCGCGGAACCCCTTGAGTCGGTCGTACATGACGCGTCGTCGGCGCCCGCCGCGCTTGAAACCTGTCCTTTCGGAAGCGGAAGCCCTTGCTCCCACGCGGAGGTTGAGACGCCCCGCCGTCGACCGACCGATCATGTCGCTCGTCTCCGCGTTCACCTCCGCTATTCTCCCCATCGTCTCGGTGATGGGGCTGGGCTACCTCCTCGCCTCGGTCCTCGACGTCGAGGTCGATCCGCTCAACTCCGTCGCCCTCTATCTCTTCCTCCCCGCCCTCATCTTCTACAGCATCGTCACGACGACGCTCTCCGGCGCGACGGTCGCCCGCATCTTCGCCGGCGTCGGCCTCTTCGTCGTCGGCACGATGGGCGTCACCGAACTCGTCGATCGGCTGCTCGGCGTACCCGAACCCTACCGGAGCGCGGACGTCCTCGCCGGATCACTCCCCAACGCCGGCTTCTACGGCATCCCGCTCGCCGAGTTCGCCTTCGGCGCCGTCGGCCGCACGACGGCGGTTATCTACATCACTGCGCAGGCGTTTCTGATGTACACCCTCGGCGTCTACGTCGCCTCCCGCGGCGGCGGCGAGGCGGGCATCGGCGCGATCAAGGAAATCTTTCGCCTCCCGCTGGTCTACGCCATCGCCGCCGCGGGCGTCGTCCGCGCCCTCGGCGTCGCGCCCCCCACCGACGGCACGTTCATGACGACGACCAGCCTCGTCGGCGACGCCTCCATCCCCCTGATGCTCGTCATCGTCGGCATCCAGCTTTCCGGCCTCGAATACGGAAGCGTCAGCCGGGTGATCCGCCCGTCGCTCGTCAAACTCGTCCTCGCGCCGGTCGTCGGTCTCGGCGTCGCCGTCGCCCTCGGCGCGTTCGGCGACCCCGCCGTCGCCCGGGTGTTCGTCCTGCTCTGTGCGACGCCCGTCGCGCTCATCCCCCTCGCGCTCACCCTCTCGTACAGCGACGTGCAAGCGCGCGACGGACTGTCGGCGTCGGAGTATCTCACCATGACCATCTTCGTCACGACCGTCGCGAGCGTCCCCGTGTTGACCGTCCTGATCACGATCCTGCGGAGCGGCGCCGTCTTCTGACCCCTGAACGCTTTTGCCCGTTCGCTCGGTCGTCCCTCCCATGTCGACAGCCACCGTTCGCGGGGCGATCAGGGGTATGGGGCATCGAGCCAATCCGGCCTTCGCCGTCGGCGCCGTCGCCGTTCCGGCCGTCGCGCTCGCCTACGCGCTCACCGTCGCGCCCGTCGTCCACCACATCTACGTCCACGTGATGGCCGGCGTCCTGTGGACGGGTATCGACCTCTTCATGGCCCTCGTCCTCGGTCCCGTCCTCGGCGGCCTGTCCGTCGAGGCCCGCGCGAGCGTCTTCGAGCGCTTCACGCCGAAGATGACCTTCCTCATGCCGTCGCTCGCCCTCGTCACCATCGTCGGCGGCGTCACGCTCGCCGATCGCCTCGGCGTTTTCCCCCACGCAGGGCCGTGGATCGCCCTCCTGACGCTCGCGACGACCGTCCCCGCGCTCCTCCTGATCGGCTGGCAGTTCGACGCCTTCGACGATCCGCGGTGGCTCGCCGCCTTCGCCGTGGCCCTCCTCGGCGGCGGCGCCTACCTCGCCGTCACCGCCGACGCCTTCGGCATGACCTCGCCCACGGTCATCCTCGCGCTCGCTATCGTCACCGTCCTCTCCGTCCTCGGCTTCGGCGTCCTGCTCCCCGGCGAGGTACGCATCTACCGTCAGCTGGCGTCGGGGAATCCCGACCCGGACGTGATCAGCCGAATCGGGATGCGCAACGCCCGCCTGAGTGGCCTGCAGGGCCTCTTTCAACTGGCCATCGTCGTGGTGATGGTCTACCTGCGGTGGCCGGCGGCGTGAGGCGGCCTCAGGTGAGCGCCGACCGTCCCGCGCCTAGGACGAACAGTACGCCGACACCGATCAAAATGAGTGGCTTGTTGGACCGCTTTCGTTCGAGATACCCCTGCTCCGGGGAGCCGGTCGGGACGTACACCGTCACCGCGGTGCCCGGTTCGTACCCCGCCAGTTCGGCTCTGGCGGCGCGTTCGGTGTCGAAGTCCCGCGCGAGCGGTCCCGGATAGACCTTCGACGAGGTGTAGTTCTCCCCCCGATAGGTGTAGTCGAACGTCGCCCGTGGGGTGTAGGAGACGCCGTCGTTCGAGTGTGTCTCGATGGTCGTGGACGTGATCGTGCCCTCGACCGTCGCCGCCGAGTCCAGTGCCGTCGACTGCGTGGTGTAGCTGTACGCGCCGAAGCCGACCGACGCGAGACCGAGCACCAGCGTGAGGGCGATGCCGAGTCGCCCGGAGGGCCCGCTGATCTGCATACGCGACCCGACCCGCGGCGTCCCCGTTAAACCCCGGGCACTGCTTCGCGCCCGGAAGCCGCCCCCCGCGACGAACGGGAAACCGTTTTGCCGGCGCGCATCCCCGCTCTCCCCATGTACGTCGACCTCGGCAACGCGCTCGACGCCGAACCACGCCTGACCCGTGAGGCGCTCGACCGACTCGACGAGCGCGTCGCCGACGCCCACGACCGCATCGCCCGCGGCCGCGAGCACGCCGACCACGGCTACGCGGCCCTGAACCTCCCCG
This window of the Haloplanus rubicundus genome carries:
- the hisS gene encoding histidine--tRNA ligase, with the protein product MYDRLKGFRDFYPEEMAARRAVADALEETARRYGFREIGTPALEAVDLYTDKSGDEIVEELYAFEDKGGRHVALTPELTPTVARMVVAKGQELQKPIKWMSTRPFWRYEQVQQGRFREFYQTNVDVFGSAEPEADAEILAYAADALTTLGLERTDFEFRVSHRDILGGLLRAFDADVSVREAIRAVDKSAKIEPAEYYDLLHEAGLSYDQAQQFDDLLATDDLSELTDFAGIDEVADAVRNLQNVLDAADDFGVRDHCTVSLETARGLDYYTGTVFECFDTQGEVSRAVFGGGRYDDLIESYGGQPTPAVGVAPGHATLSLLLQRAGVWPEEALSTDYYVLSVGDTRSTAARVARDLRERGHVVETDLAGRSFGAQMSYADGVNAETVVIVGERDLANGEVTVKEMTSGDQTTAPVDEFPGDLERPTYDDFA
- the nrdR gene encoding transcriptional regulator NrdR, whose product is MDCPDCGHGRTNVVDTGATDSMTVRRRRECQRCSFRFTTYERPEWETLQVKKRDGSIEPYDRDKLRAGIERAVEKRPVDDGTVTALVDRVEDALRERETRIVSTTLVGDLVSEELRAVDKVAYIRFVSVYEAFSDPEEFLRELDAVLDRNGGPSDGESTATQSNHESSRIDDDP
- a CDS encoding ribonucleoside-diphosphate reductase subunit alpha; protein product: MSHPESTTIRDTIRSVLHRARPDDGARLDDATVDELVDEAERSLYSGATEEELYDAVIQVLTARIERDPAYKRIAAGVFRQRYYREVIGEDLDGFDLDCAYRETFVENVRRGVERDILDERLVERFDLDALAKSLVPDRDERFEYMALDTLYQRYFLKTADDERLELPQAFWMRVAMGLALDEDDPQARATEFYEVLSKLEFTPSSPTLFHSGTTHPQLSSCYLTTIPDDLEGIFEAYKSHAQLSKWSGGLGNDWTNVRAAGSLISSTGVESTGTVPFLRISNDVTAAINRSGKRRGAACGYLEPWHLDFPEFLDLKRNTGDERRRTPDMNTAAWIPDLFVKRVREGGEWTLFSPDEVPELHETYGQEFEETYREYERRADAGELRQYERVDAADLWRKTLTRLFETGHPWITFKDPCNVRSPQDHEGVVHSSNLCTEITLNTSQDEHAVCNLGSVNLATHVVDGELDREYLADTVETAMRMLDNVVDLCFYPTDEAEASNLCHRPVGLGTMGFHEALIEVDVPMASERAVELANRWQEFVSYHAILHSSKLAKERGAYPSYEGSKWDRGLLPQDTVDLLEAERGVEIPTDREETLDWFVVREHVDEHGMRNSNTMAIAPTATISTINGTTPSIEPLYSNLYVKSNMSGDFTVINDHLVDDLRERDLWDDEMVDRIKYHDGSIQAIDAIPEEIRERHRSAFEIDPRHQLRLTAARGTWIDQSVSHNVFFPSTDGSLLDDVYRTAWKLGLKTTYYLRTLGASQVEKSTLDMAEYGKTQHREAATDGGDRDDLCRVEDPTCDACQ
- a CDS encoding ribonucleotide-diphosphate reductase subunit beta; this encodes MPLVNADDQHDPNKILPIDYDWAREYYEAGVANNWVPAEIPMQDDVQQWNGDALTDGERQLVEWNLGFFSTAESLTANNVVLALYEYVTAPECRQYLLRQAYEEAIHTDTFIYCCDSLGFDPEYLYGMYDRIPSIAEKDAFVVDLTRTVDRDGFTIETDADMREFLRDLVGFYVIMEGIFFYAGFAMMLGLKRRNKMVGIGQQFEYIMRDESLHVGFGVDLIDQIRAENPGVWTEAFEAEVIDLVTDAVELEQLYAHEACPDDVLGMSADQFAEYVEHVADRRLGQLDLPTQYETENPFPWMSEQVDLNKEKNFFETQVTEYQSGGSLDW
- a CDS encoding DUF3592 domain-containing protein; translation: MQISGPSGRLGIALTLVLGLASVGFGAYSYTTQSTALDSAATVEGTITSTTIETHSNDGVSYTPRATFDYTYRGENYTSSKVYPGPLARDFDTERAARAELAGYEPGTAVTVYVPTGSPEQGYLERKRSNKPLILIGVGVLFVLGAGRSALT
- a CDS encoding AEC family transporter — encoded protein: MSLVSAFTSAILPIVSVMGLGYLLASVLDVEVDPLNSVALYLFLPALIFYSIVTTTLSGATVARIFAGVGLFVVGTMGVTELVDRLLGVPEPYRSADVLAGSLPNAGFYGIPLAEFAFGAVGRTTAVIYITAQAFLMYTLGVYVASRGGGEAGIGAIKEIFRLPLVYAIAAAGVVRALGVAPPTDGTFMTTTSLVGDASIPLMLVIVGIQLSGLEYGSVSRVIRPSLVKLVLAPVVGLGVAVALGAFGDPAVARVFVLLCATPVALIPLALTLSYSDVQARDGLSASEYLTMTIFVTTVASVPVLTVLITILRSGAVF